In Flavobacterium endoglycinae, one DNA window encodes the following:
- a CDS encoding beta-L-arabinofuranosidase domain-containing protein, producing MSESWIKQRETVNAKYIYQFDADRLLHNFRINAGIESKAKPLEGWESPTVGLRGHFVGHYLSACAILIEKTGDTLLQKRVEYMVDALEECQQKLGGSYLSAFPEKDFTQLETQFSGVWAPYYTYHKIMQGMLDVYQHTGNKKAYEIAVNMAAYVKERMDKLSPETIEKMLYTPQANPANEAGGMNDVLQNLFEISKDSTHYKLACLFDRKWFSQPLYEGTDILSGLHSNTHLPLIIGFAKRYENTGDRYYRDVVSHFWDMLEHHHSYVNGSSSGPRPIATTPTAQTSEHWGKPDCLSTTLTDKTSESCVSHNTQKITNALFRWTAQPEYADVYMNTLYNSVFALQNPETGCNVYSLPLGSPNKKSFASPNEFFCCNGTTIEAFTNLNEAIYFHNKNNLWVNLYIPSTVKWKSKGITLSQSSNFPDNPVVKFNITANKTTPFALKLFMPSWADEQTQILVNGKPITASVIPMSYYIIDRKWKNGDNIEIRFNYHFNLKKMPDNPNVVALFYGPVLLAFQVNEETILKGNE from the coding sequence ATGTCTGAATCCTGGATAAAACAGCGAGAGACCGTTAATGCAAAGTATATTTATCAGTTCGATGCCGATAGGTTGCTGCACAATTTTAGAATAAATGCCGGAATTGAATCGAAAGCAAAACCACTTGAAGGCTGGGAGTCGCCTACTGTGGGATTACGCGGACATTTTGTAGGCCATTATCTGTCGGCTTGCGCTATTTTGATTGAAAAGACAGGTGATACTCTGCTTCAAAAACGTGTGGAATATATGGTTGATGCGCTTGAAGAGTGTCAGCAAAAACTTGGCGGCAGCTATCTGAGCGCATTCCCCGAAAAAGATTTCACGCAATTGGAAACACAATTTAGCGGAGTTTGGGCACCATACTATACTTATCATAAAATAATGCAGGGAATGCTTGATGTTTATCAGCATACAGGAAATAAAAAGGCCTATGAAATAGCTGTTAATATGGCCGCTTATGTAAAAGAGAGGATGGATAAACTTTCGCCTGAAACTATTGAAAAAATGCTATACACTCCTCAGGCAAATCCGGCAAATGAGGCAGGTGGGATGAATGATGTATTGCAGAATTTATTTGAAATTTCCAAAGACTCCACCCATTACAAACTGGCTTGTCTCTTCGACCGCAAATGGTTCAGCCAGCCATTGTATGAAGGGACAGATATTCTATCGGGTTTGCATTCTAATACTCATTTGCCTTTGATAATCGGATTTGCCAAAAGGTATGAAAATACAGGGGACAGGTATTATCGCGATGTTGTTTCCCATTTTTGGGATATGCTGGAACATCATCATTCTTATGTGAATGGCTCTAGCAGCGGTCCCAGACCTATTGCTACAACTCCAACTGCCCAGACATCTGAACATTGGGGAAAACCTGATTGTTTAAGTACTACTCTTACTGATAAAACATCTGAATCATGCGTTTCACATAATACTCAAAAAATCACAAATGCTTTATTTCGCTGGACTGCCCAACCCGAGTATGCAGATGTGTACATGAATACGCTATATAATTCTGTTTTTGCGCTACAAAATCCCGAAACGGGATGTAATGTTTATTCTTTACCGCTGGGTTCTCCTAATAAGAAGAGTTTTGCCAGCCCTAATGAGTTTTTTTGCTGCAACGGAACAACTATTGAAGCTTTTACAAACTTAAATGAGGCTATTTATTTCCATAACAAAAATAACCTTTGGGTCAATCTTTATATTCCTTCGACCGTCAAATGGAAATCTAAAGGAATTACTTTATCACAATCGTCCAATTTTCCAGATAATCCTGTTGTAAAATTTAACATAACGGCTAATAAAACGACCCCATTTGCATTGAAATTATTTATGCCATCCTGGGCTGACGAACAAACACAAATTTTGGTAAACGGAAAGCCCATTACAGCTAGTGTAATTCCGATGTCTTATTATATTATTGATAGAAAGTGGAAAAATGGCGATAACATAGAAATACGTTTTAATTATCATTTTAATTTAAAAAAAATGCCCGATAATCCGAATGTAGTTGCATTGTTTTATGGACCGGTTTTATTAGCATTTCAAGTAAATGAAGAAACAATATTAAAAGGAAATGAGTGA
- a CDS encoding N-acetylmuramidase domain-containing protein, translating to MKTIQSGAKSSEVYYLNELLANLGYSVVVSNNFGSATDSAVRDFQLTNNLVVDGIMGLKTWSAILQKTQGLFTSNSKLLSEQNLIDFSDHYSLELAAVKAVNEVESNGKGFLVDGRPKILFEGHIFWRELEKRNINPAAYVNASTENILFENYTRKYYVGGAEEYNRLEKASNLGGKDFEDAANCSASWGLFQVMGFNAVPIGYSSIDEFVDKMYENEGEHLKAFGLFLEENNLIETLRSKNWAGFALRYNGSAYKTNKYDEKLLKAYQKYSR from the coding sequence ATGAAAACAATACAATCAGGAGCCAAATCTAGTGAAGTATATTATTTAAATGAACTTCTTGCGAATTTGGGTTACAGCGTTGTAGTTTCCAACAATTTTGGATCTGCAACAGATTCTGCTGTTAGAGATTTTCAGTTGACAAACAATCTTGTGGTCGATGGAATAATGGGTTTAAAAACATGGTCGGCAATATTGCAGAAAACACAAGGATTGTTTACTTCGAATAGCAAACTGCTCTCGGAACAAAATTTAATCGATTTCTCTGATCACTATAGTTTGGAATTAGCGGCCGTTAAGGCAGTTAACGAAGTTGAAAGTAATGGAAAAGGTTTTCTGGTAGATGGAAGACCTAAAATTTTATTTGAAGGTCATATTTTTTGGCGTGAACTCGAAAAAAGGAATATAAATCCAGCAGCCTATGTGAATGCTTCAACTGAAAACATTCTTTTTGAAAATTATACCCGAAAATATTATGTAGGAGGCGCAGAAGAATACAATCGTTTAGAAAAAGCGTCCAATTTAGGCGGAAAAGATTTTGAAGATGCAGCGAACTGTTCGGCATCGTGGGGACTTTTTCAGGTTATGGGATTTAATGCAGTACCAATTGGATATTCAAGCATTGATGAATTTGTTGATAAAATGTATGAAAATGAAGGAGAACATCTTAAAGCTTTTGGTTTGTTTTTAGAAGAAAATAATCTTATAGAAACTTTAAGAAGTAAAAACTGGGCAGGATTTGCATTGAGATACAATGGTTCGGCTTATAAAACCAATAAGTACGATGAAAAGTTGCTAAAAGCCTATCAAAAATATTCTAGATAA
- a CDS encoding adenine phosphoribosyltransferase codes for MNIEKYIRDIQGFPKEGILFKDITPLLINPEARTNCLKILVDSLEGQKIDKVVGAESRGFFFGMLLAQKLNAGFIPVRKPKKLPFKTISASYELEYGTDSLEMHTDAIQKGDRVLIHDDVLATGGTAKAVCDLVQKLGGEIIQCNFLMELTFLNGREKIKDFPVFAALTY; via the coding sequence ATGAACATTGAAAAGTATATACGTGATATTCAAGGATTTCCAAAAGAAGGAATTTTATTTAAAGATATTACACCTTTGCTGATTAACCCTGAAGCACGAACAAATTGTCTTAAAATTTTGGTCGATTCTTTAGAAGGACAAAAAATCGACAAAGTGGTAGGAGCAGAAAGCCGTGGTTTTTTCTTCGGGATGTTACTGGCACAGAAACTCAATGCTGGGTTTATTCCTGTTCGAAAACCTAAAAAACTTCCATTCAAAACTATTTCGGCTTCTTATGAATTGGAATATGGAACCGATAGTCTTGAAATGCATACCGATGCTATTCAAAAAGGCGACCGCGTTTTGATTCACGACGATGTTCTGGCAACAGGCGGTACTGCAAAAGCAGTATGCGATCTTGTGCAGAAACTCGGCGGCGAAATCATACAATGCAACTTTTTAATGGAACTGACTTTTTTAAACGGAAGAGAAAAAATTAAAGATTTTCCAGTTTTTGCGGCTTTAACGTATTAA
- a CDS encoding response regulator transcription factor, with protein MKTNPKSKIIIVDDHLLFSQSLELLIKSFGDYDVINRFENGKVFISYLQENLDNDIDLILLDVNMPVLDGINTMKWIKENRPDLKVIALSVNDDEEIIIKMITNGAKGYLLKDTSPEVFREAIECVIEKGFYFTELVSGMLINKVNSDNKKISLKEKEIVFIKHACTEMTYKEIASEMCLSPKTIDGYRESLFDKLEIKTRIGLVLYAIKHKIVFV; from the coding sequence ATGAAAACTAACCCAAAAAGCAAAATAATAATTGTAGACGATCATCTTCTTTTTTCACAGTCTTTGGAACTGCTTATTAAAAGTTTTGGTGATTACGACGTCATAAATCGTTTTGAAAACGGCAAAGTGTTTATTTCTTATCTACAGGAAAATTTAGACAATGATATAGATTTAATTCTTTTAGATGTAAACATGCCTGTTCTAGACGGTATAAACACCATGAAATGGATAAAAGAAAACCGTCCAGATTTAAAAGTAATTGCACTTTCTGTTAATGACGATGAAGAAATTATCATTAAAATGATTACCAATGGCGCAAAAGGTTATTTATTAAAAGATACTTCTCCCGAAGTTTTCCGTGAAGCAATTGAGTGTGTCATCGAAAAAGGTTTTTACTTTACCGAATTAGTTTCAGGCATGCTGATCAATAAAGTTAACAGCGACAATAAAAAAATCAGTCTTAAGGAAAAAGAAATTGTTTTCATTAAACATGCCTGCACCGAAATGACATATAAAGAAATTGCTTCGGAAATGTGTTTAAGTCCAAAAACGATTGATGGTTACCGAGAATCGTTATTTGATAAACTTGAAATCAAAACTCGAATCGGCTTGGTTTTATATGCCATTAAACATAAAATAGTTTTTGTTTAA
- a CDS encoding sensor histidine kinase, translating into MVEKMEAEMYFQSELVKTRIEIKDQTLSEISKELHDNIGQIISVAIMQLNIGISNKGIQVSELKDLKSVLAKSLDELRILSRIINKDNLLQHNFAEAIQLDLERVKKLKKIKYNFNLIGEIPEINEEHDLIIYRIFQEALHNSLKHSHSDLFDVHLETTPNVFRLKLKDFGIGYNLEDSNAGLGLTNMKLRAKLIGAKLAIASDQSGTIVTLEYPLTQCDEN; encoded by the coding sequence ATGGTTGAAAAAATGGAGGCTGAAATGTATTTCCAATCCGAACTTGTAAAAACCAGAATTGAGATAAAAGACCAAACGCTTTCTGAAATCAGCAAAGAGCTTCATGATAATATTGGACAGATTATTTCGGTTGCAATTATGCAGCTTAACATCGGAATCAGCAATAAAGGCATTCAAGTATCAGAATTAAAAGATCTTAAAAGTGTTTTAGCCAAATCACTGGATGAACTCAGAATTTTATCCCGAATTATCAATAAAGATAATCTACTGCAGCACAATTTTGCAGAAGCCATTCAGCTAGATTTAGAACGCGTAAAAAAACTCAAAAAAATCAAATATAATTTCAACCTAATTGGTGAAATTCCCGAGATCAACGAAGAACATGATTTGATTATTTACCGAATATTTCAAGAGGCACTGCACAACAGCTTAAAGCATTCGCATAGTGATTTATTTGATGTTCATCTTGAAACCACTCCAAATGTATTCAGACTTAAACTGAAAGATTTTGGAATTGGATATAATCTAGAAGATTCTAATGCAGGATTAGGACTTACTAATATGAAACTTAGAGCCAAATTGATTGGTGCCAAATTGGCTATTGCCTCAGATCAATCTGGAACAATTGTAACTCTGGAATACCCCTTAACCCAATGTGATGAAAACTAA